A portion of the Sabethes cyaneus chromosome 3, idSabCyanKW18_F2, whole genome shotgun sequence genome contains these proteins:
- the LOC128743204 gene encoding small G protein signaling modulator 1-like, protein MSLHTEKLIAAVKKEVKQVMEEAVTKKYIHEESGSVTSLCAAVEACLSQGLRRRALGLFKTSSTTALLHKVAKHCPEAALISKKVQEIENNDPNKRSSSSSDSTNKPPILKKGSSHSVSTTTPPSSPPVIKYLWIRLALYEKKLSRIIDHLVSNATRYYDRDSLVADPDYGSILSSLLVGPCALDYSRAKTADHFWTDPPADELVQRHRISSVNPTSPAIRRPMLNFKRSLHTSSDEGSMSSFKSNSLVSASKDYVESLHQNSRATLLYGKNNVQVLPKDASEPMPGYLSLHQTIQSLTIKWTPNQLMNGYTEAENIDKSSYWNYALNVNVDEIVYVHCHQARGGDTGGTIILVGQDGVQRPPILFPEGGHMAAFLSCLETGLLPHGQLDPPLWSQRGIGRIFPWPHKSRRRPLPSLLEAATSDELPIDYVFRVVNKSNTEEFLATHSILDIGRTSPRYRAQLSSCSTNESSDCSSKSLSIDAMSIDSPNPVTNQSTSIALVCSTMKRQIISRAFYGWLAYCRHLSTVRTHLSGLVNGRITPDIGAEDGLTRARWEGLHDEKGVVADDQEVYRLVYYGGVEHDIRREVWPYLLGHYTFGTTPEERAELDETTKHYYETTMSEWLAVEAIVRQRDKEKTAVAVAKLSSGSGSLENKSKDAEMEDEMENEVFEENGFSDMSEPEVDDDEENSKAKQAKSGEVVEKAEVEYIEKQGSPNRLELPLSDHSKDIDSNKSSPSDSSYATVGNDFVDVADMLPVTMNVVDGSNEDDAEIIANGQDKQNGDDDEEEEEEDDDEGSIQSPSHPRAVIVTDASIDVSMLNESREPNNNILEPLPEEASNAGIQLDALQEPKSTCVSPASSNGGIYSSELLESFGLNLHRIEKDVQRCDRNYWYFANENLDKLRNVICTYVWEHLDVGYMQGMCDLVAPLLVIFDDESLSYGCFCRFMERMIENFPNGGAMDMHFANMRSLIQILDSEMYDLMHAHGDYTHFYFCYRWFLLDFKRELIYADIFSVWETIWAAKHVASAHFVLFLALALLETYRDIILSNSMDFTDIIKFFNEMAERHNTPAVLKLARNLVLQLQTIIENK, encoded by the exons aGAAACTGATAGCCGCCGTCAAGAAAGAGGTCAAACAAGTGATGGAAGAAGCGGTCACCAAGAAGTACATTCACGAAGAGTCCGGTTCGGTGACTTCGTTGTGTGCCGCCGTGGAAGCCTGCCTTAGCCAGGGACTGCGACGACGGGCCTTGGGTCTGTTCAAAACCTCATCGACGACGGCGTTGCTCCACAAGGTGGCCAAG CATTGTCCCGAAGCGGCTCTTATTAGCAAGAAGGTACAGGAAATAGAAAATAACGATCCTAATAAACGGTCCTCGTCCAGCAGTGATAGCACAAATAAACCACCAATTTTGAAGAAAGGCAGTAGCCATTCGGTATCGACTACGACTCCTCCATCGTCGCCACCGGTTATAAA ATATCTGTGGATTCGACTAGCATTGTACGAGAAAAAACTATCGCGCATAATTGATCATTTGGTGTCTAACGCAACCCGGTATTACGATCGAGATTCGCTCGTCGCGGATCCTGACTACGGCTCCATACTGAGCTCGCTGCTGGTTGGACCCTGCGCGTTGGACTATTCACGTGCCAAAACTGCAGACCATTTTTGGACAGATCCACCGGCGGACGAATTG GTCCAGCGTCACCGCATCAGTTCGGTCAATCCAACGTCACCAGCAATTCGAAGACCAATGTTGAACTTCAAGCGTAGTCTTCACACGAGCTCGGACGAAGGCAGCATGTCATCCTTCAAGTCCAATTCGTTAGTATCCGCTTCGAAGGACTATGTGGAATCGCTGCATCAGAATTCCCGTGCTACCTTGCTGTACGGGAAGAATAACGTTCAAGTACTGCCG AAAGATGCCAGCGAGCCGATGCCCGGTTATCTAAGCTTGCATCAAACCATCCAATCGTTGACTATCAAGTGGACTCCGAACCAGTTGATGAACGGCTACACGGAAGCGGAGAACATCGATAAAAGTTCTTACTGGAACTACGCACTAAACGTGAATGTCGACGAAATTGTGTACGTTCATTGTCACCAGGCTCGCGGAGGAGACACCGGCGGCACAATCATTCTTGTGGGACAAGATGGCGTACAGCGACCACCGATTCTGTTCCCGGAAGGAGGACATATGGCAGCGTTTTTAAGTTGCCTGGAAACTG GTCTTCTGCCACATGGCCAGCTGGATCCACCGCTGTGGTCACAGCGTGGTATCGGTAGGATTTTCCCATGGCCGCACAAGTCCCGTCGCAGACCACTGCCATCGTTGCTGGAGGCCGCTACTAGCGACGAACTTCCGATCGACTACGTATTTCGGGTTGTTAACAAAAGCAATACTGAAGAGTTTC TGGCCACCCATTCGATTTTGGATATCGGAAGAACTAGCCCCCGCTACAGGGCACAGCTGAGCAGTTGTTCGACCAACGAAAGTAGCGACTGTTCCAGTAAGAGTCTATCGATTGATGCTATGTCTATCGACAGTCCAAAT CCGGTTACAAATCAGTCCACCAGCATTGCTCTGGTTTGCTCAACAATGAAAAGACAGATTATTTCTAGGGCTTTTTACGGCTGGTTGGCGTACTGCCGCCATCTATCGACAGTTCGAACACATCTATCCGGTTTGGTTAATGGGCGAATAACGCCAGATA tcGGAGCTGAGGATGGCCTCACGCGTGCTCGCTGGGAAGGACTCCACGACGAGAAAGGCGTGGTAGCGGACGATCAGGAAGTGTACCGATTGGTTTACTACGGAGGAGTTGAGCATGACATCAGGCGAGAGGTTTGGCCGTACTTGTTGGGGCATTACACTTTTGGCACCACACCAGAGGAACGGGCGGAATTGGATGAGACTACCAAGCATTACTATGAGACTACAATGAGCGAGTGGTTGGCTGTTGAGGCCATCGTacgtcagcgggataaggaaAAAACGGCGGTGGCTGTGGCGAAGCTCAGCTCCGGGAGTGGCAGTTTGGAGAATAAGAGCAAGGACGCTGAGATGGAGGATGAAATGGAGAATGAGGTGTTTGAAGAGAATGGCTTTTCCGATATGTCCGAGCCGGAGGTGGATGATGATGAAGAAAATTCTAAAGCAAAACAGGCGAAATCTGGCGAGGTGGTGGAAAAAGCCGAGGTAGAATACATAGAAAAGCAGGGATCGCCCAACCGGCTGGAGTTACCGCTGTCGGATCACAGCAAAGACATAGACAGCAATAAAAGTTCTCCTTCAGATTCATCGTACGCTACGGTGGGAAACGATTTCGTAGACGTTGCCGATATGCTGCCAGTCACGATGAATGTGGTTGATGGTTCTAATGAGGACGATGCTGAAATAATTGCCAATGGACAGGATAAGCAAAATGGTGATGATGACGAGGAGGAAGAAGAGGAGGATGACGATGAGGGTTCGATTCAATCTCCGAGTCATCCACGGGCTGTGATCGTTACGGATGCCTCCATAGATGTGAGCATGTTGAACGAATCTAGGGAGCCAAATAATAATATATTGGAGCCGCTGCCAGAGGAAGCAAGCAATGCCGGTATTCAGCTGGATGCATTGCAGGAGCCGAAGTCTACTTGCGTGTCACCGGCGAGTTCGAATGGAGGAATTTATAGC AGCGAGTTGCTGGAATCGTTCGGTCTTAATCTACATCGAATTGAAAAGGATGTGCAAAGATGCGATCGAAACTATTGGTATTTTGCCAACGAAAATTTGGATAAACTGCGGAATGTGATATGCAC GTACGTGTGGGAGCATTTGGATGTCGGGTATATGCAAGGAATGTGCGATCTGGTGGCACCCCTGTTAGTAATTTTCGACGACGAGTCATTGAGTTATGGCTGCTTTTGTCGGTTCATGGAAAGGATGATTGAAAATTTCCCCAACGGTGGAGCGATGGATATGCATTTTGCCAATATGAG GTCACTGATTCAGATTCTGGACTCGGAAATGTACGACCTGATGCATGCACACGGGGATTACACACATTTCTACTTTTGCTATCGGTGGTTTTTGCTCGATTTTAAGCGCGAGCTAATCTATGCGGATATTTTCTCTGTGTGGGAAACTATCTGGGCAGCAAAACACGTGGCTTCGGCCCATTTCGTGCTGTTTCTGGCTCTTGCCCTACTCGAAACCTATCGGGATATCATATTGTCCAACAGTATGGATTTTACTGACATAATAAAATTCTTCAACG AAATGGCCGAACGCCACAATACGCCCGCCGTACTGAAACTAGCAAGGAATCTAGTCCTGCAATTGCAAACTATCATAGAAAATAAATAA
- the LOC128739638 gene encoding elongation of very long chain fatty acids protein AAEL008004-like, which produces MALVLRFLHQYYQDYYNNAQDPRTKDLLLLNPSWMPIAILAGYLYFVQRLGPKLMSNRKPFDLRRVMLVYNALQVVANIFIAFSGTKLMIEKRVSLLCEPIDRSTNEIALREVRLVHHYYVLKVLDLFDTIVFVLRKKQSQVSFLHVYHHTVMVLIPFFYARLYPGGHGSMLGLINTYVHAAMYFYFFVSVYQPELVKDVRWKKCITILQMTQFVALVFIYGIPAVLNYDCGIPRFWFWGAMMQCLFMLAMFASFYRKAYGRKKID; this is translated from the exons ATGGCCCTTGTGCTAAGATTTCTTCATCAATACTATCAGGATTACTACAATAATGCACAAG ATCCAAGAACCAAGGATTTGCTTCTATTGAATCCATCGTGGATGCCGATTGCAATTCTTGCTGGTTACCTTTATTTTGTTCAAAGATTAGGACCTAAGCTAATGTCCAATCGAAAGCCGTTCGATCTTCGACGCGTAATGTTGGTTTATAATGCGCTACAAGTGGTGgccaatattttcattgctttttCT GGTACTAAGCTGATGATCGAGAAAAGGGTATCCCTACTTTGCGAACCGATCGATCGGTCAACCAACGAAATTGCACTAAGAGAAGTTCGGCTAGTGCATCATTACTACGTACTGAAAGTTCTAGATTTGTTTGATACC ATTGTCTTTGTTCTgcgaaaaaagcaaagccaggtGTCATTTTTGCACGTGTATCATCACACCGTGATGGTACTGATTCCGTTCTTCTATGCTCGGCTTTATCCGGGCGGCCACGGCTCTATGCTGGGATTGATTAATACATATGTTCACGCCGCAATGTACTTTTACTTCTTCGTGTCGGTTTATCAACCAGAATTAGTCAAGGACGTTCGCTGGAAGAAATGCATCACGATCCTTCAGATGACACAGTTCGTGGCGTTGGTATTTATATACGGAATACCGGCCGTTCTCAACTACGATTGTGGAATACCAAGATTTTGGTTTTGGGGCGCCATGATGCAGTGCCTCTTCATGCTGGCGATGTTTGCCAGCTTTTACCGTAAGGCTTATGGGCGAAAAAAGATTGACTAG